The sequence below is a genomic window from Halosolutus gelatinilyticus.
CGGTCGCTGGCGGACGATCGAATTCGATCCGGGACGCTCCGCCGCGGCCTTCGAAGCGCTTTTCACCGGGCCGGAGAAATCGATTCGACAATGGTCGATCGCCAGCAGATAATCGAAATCGTCGTGGCCGTCACCGCGGTCGTCCTGATGCTCGGAACCATGATCAGCATCGGGTCGATGTACGGCGGCGACAACGGGGCCCTCTCTTCCGACGGCGGCAAGATGCTCGTCGGCGCGATCATCGGCTTTATCTTCGTGATGACGGCCGTCGGGATCGGACTCGCGTTCGTGCTGAACGATCCCGAAAAGGACGTCGAGACGGACGAGGACGCCGACGCGCGAAACGCCGTCTGACCCTCGCCGATCGCGACGGCCGGCCGGATCGAACGCTCAATCGCCGCTTGCCGCCTCCTCCTCGCCGTTTCGTTCGCGCCAGTCGTCGAGATCGTCGTCGGCGTCGTCGATCCGTTGTTCGTAGTAGGCCATCGGGTGGGGTATCCGCTCGCAGAGGTCGTCCTTGTTCACGCAGTCGCCGTAGGACTGCATCGTCGCACAGGAGGGCGGCGAGTACTCCGTCGGCGAGGTGTCCCCCCGGATGTGGTCGGTCTGGTAGCGGGTCATCTCCTCGCCGAACGAGGAGTTCACGCGATAGAGGTCGACGATCTCGTCCGTGCTCATCCCGATGCTCGTCAGGAAAGCGGTGACCGCGAACCGGGAGTGGTGGGGCAGGTGTTCGCCCTTCTGGATCGCGTCGAGCAGGGCCTTCATGCACGGCGGGAACATCTCGGGGACGACCGTGTCGATCTCGCGGGTGAGATCGAGTTCGGCGAGGATCGCGCGGATCTCCTCCGCCTCCGCCTCAAGCGCCGTCGCGATCATCTCGGGGACGTCGAACGGGAGGCCGTCCTCGACCCGGGTCCGGATCGCTTCCCGGAGGAGCGCGAGCAGTTCCGACTCGTCGATCGGGACGCCCCCGCCGGTCAGCGCGCGGTTGACGAGTCGCCACTCGTCGTCCCACAGGTCGGCCGCGAGCGGGAGGTAGGTCCCCACGTCGATCCGGTAGCCGTCTCCCGTCTCCCGGACGTCGTCCTCGAGGTCGAACTCGGCCAGCAGGTCGCTGAGTTCGAGCCCGGTCGACTCGACGCTCTTCAGTTCCGTCGTGTCGGCGAGGTCGTCGGTGAAGCGCTCGAAAGCCGTCGCCGCTTCGGCGCGGGCGTACTTGCGGACGAGGACGCGCTCGCCGACCAGCGAAACCAGGACGCGGGCGACGGGGTAGGAGAGCAGTTCGACGCGCGCGTCGCGTCGGGGCGTCCCCGTGTCCCCCTCCTCGAGCGTCGCGACGACCCGATCGCAGGCGCGCTCGACGACCGCCCGATCCTGCTCGACGACGGTGGCGAGATCGACGGTCTCCGTCGCCACGGCGTCGCGAGCGGCTTCGAGGAACGGGTACCGGGCGTGCAGTCGCTGCATCGGTAATGCAATATTACTGCGGCAGGGTAAACGTGCTGGTTGGCGGATCGTCAGGATTTCGTGACCGTTTCGGCGCGCCGATTCGCGGGTCGCGGGCCGATCGATCGCGTTCGTCGGTAACGTCAGGTTATCACCCCGTCGCGGCGGGGCGTTCGCGAGAAGGCGATCGAGTAATCCGCACTTGGCGCAGTCGGAGGGTCGATTTCAAGGGCGCCCGACGCGTCACGGCGAGTATGCCACGGGTGAGTCGAGACGGCGTGTCGATCTACTACGAGCGCGACGAGGGCGACGGAACGCCGGTCGTGCTCGTCCAGGGACTCGGGTACGGGCGGTGGATGTGGCGCTGGCAGCGGGAGGCCCTCGCCGGGGAGTACGGCGTGATCGCGCCCGACAACCGGGGGACCGGCCGATCGGACGCCGGTCTGCCGCCGCTGGTTCCGCGGCTTCCGCGGAAGCTCCGGGCGCCGCTGAGTGGTAAACTCGCAGGGTATTCGATCGAGGGGTTGGCGGCGGATCTCGAGGCCGTCCTCGACGACGCGGGCGTCTTCGACGCCCACCTCGTCGGTGCGAGTCTGGGCGGGATGATCGCCCAGCGCTACGCGCTGGAGTACTCCCGGGCGAAGACGCTGACACTTTTGTGTACGAGTCACGGCGGCCCGGACGCGCTCCCGGTACCGGAAGAGACGCGGGAGCACATCTTCGACGTCCCGAAGGGGGCGAGCGAGCGCGAGACGCTGCGACACCGGATGCGCCCCGCGTTCTCCGAACGCTTTACGAACCGAAATCCGCACCTGATGGACCGGATCATCGAGTGGCGACTCGAACGGGACGCGAGCGATCCCGCCCGCGAAGCCCAGGCCGCGGCCGTTCTAAACTTCGACGTCGGCAATCGCCTCGATCGGATTCGCGTCCCCACGCTGGTCTGCCACGGGACGAACGATCGAGTGGTGCCGGTCGAGAACGGCGAACTGCTCGCGGAGAAGATTCCGGACGCCCGACTCGAACTCGTCGAGGGCGGCTCGCACTGCTTCTTCATCGAGCACGCCGATCGCGTCACCGACGAACTGCGATCGTTTCTCGACGAGCACGAGTGACGGCCGTCGGCGCGGGCTGTGATTCCGCACGACCCGCCGGTAGCTCCCGTACCGACGGCGCCCGCACCCGGCGGCTCACTCCTTCCCGCGCGTCGAGGCGGCGTCGTCCGTCGGTCCGAGGATTCGGATCTGACCGTCGCTGCGGACGCAGACGTCGAACCCTTCGTACTCGAACCACAACCGGTGGACCGTCGCGGTTCCCGTCCGCTGGGCGTGGGCGCAGAGGGCGTCGAGCGCCTCGGGTTCGAGGACGTCGTACAGGGACGCCACGTCGGTCGGATCGGCGCCGGTCAGCGCGGCGATCGCCGACACGACGGCCCGGCTGGCCCGATCGCCGGCCTCGGGATCGAACGTCGTGACGTAGCTCGCGTCGCGAGAAGCGCTGTCGTCCGCGTCGTCGGAGGAGGACATACCCGCAGTATCGCATCGAGATGGGTAGAATCGGACCTTCCTATGTGGCGTCTTTTTATTCGATCGGAAGCGGCGATCAGTCGCTCTGAATCCGCGGCGCCAGCATGTACGTGACCTGGCCCTGGCCGTCCGCGAAGCCGAAGTAGATCTTGACGGGGAACTCCTCGCCGAGGTGGAGCGTGACCTCCGTGTCGCCGGGGATCGCCTTGTTCATGTCCTTGAGGTAGTCCAGCGAGAACAGCGAGTGAGCGGGACCGACCTGCAGGTCGATCAGGTCCGCCTGCGTGAGTTCGAGGTGGACATCGTCGGTGTCCCCCTCCGCGTCGACGTAGAAGTACTCCTCCGGTTCGTCGACGCCCAGCGCGATGTGGTCGGAGACCATGTCCGCCGCCTTCACCGATCGGTTGACGTCTTTCCCCTCGAGGACGACCTCCGCGGGCAGGTCGAGGTCGGGGATGTCCGGTTCCTGGCGGATCGAGTCGGGGTCGATCAGCGCGAGCGTATACTCGAGTCCGTCGATTTGGATGTGGAGCTTTCGCGTCTCCTCGTCGAGTTCGAGCTGGACGAGCTGGCCGGATTCGGCCATCCCCGCGATGTCTTCGAGTCGGGAGAGGTCCACGCCGATCAACCCGCCGTCGGCTTCGTAGGATTCGAAGGCCGCCGCATCGAGCGAGAGATCGACCATCCCGACGTTCGCGGGGTCGACGGCCCGGATCGACAGGCCGTCCTCCTCTAAGTGTATCTTGCACTCGTCGACCAGCACACTCACCGAATCGAGCGCGCTGGTGAGCGTTTCCGCGCTCACGATGGCCTTGAACATATGCGTCGGCCTACGGACGGTTGCCATAAAAAGCCACCCTTTACGCGCGGGCGGGGGAATCCGATAACCCGTCGACGATCGCCCGGCGTCGATCGGTTTCGTCGCGACTCCGACGATCGCTGCGACGGACGGTCGGGACGCGTGATAAACGACCGCTCAGTACTCTTCGCGCAGTCGGATCTCCTCGTCGGTGATCTCGCCGATCGCGTCGTTCCGAAGGGGGTACTCGCTCTGGGCGTCCGACCCCCACCCGAGCCTGCTCTTCAGTTCGCCGCCGACCTCCTGGTTCGGCTCGACGTACGCCGTCCCCTCCTCGTCGTCCACGTCGAGGACGACGCCGATCTCGGTGCCGTTGCTGTCGATCACGCGCTTGCCGCCGTCTTCCGTCGAGACCTCGTCGGTCATAGTAGGGTTCTACGGGTCGCCGGGATAACCGCTATCCCGGAATTCGCAACCACGAGCGGCGTCCACCCTCGACCGGCGCGCGAAACCGGGCGAAACGCGTGCTCGAATGAAAAGACAGTTCTCCGCCGACCCCGAAGGGCCGACAAATGCGAATCGCCGTTCCCAACAAGGGCCGCCTGCACGAGCCGACGATCGATCTGTTAGAGCGGGCGGGGCTCCACCTCGAGAACGGTGCCGATCGGAAACTCTACGCCGACACCGTCGACCCCGACGTCACGGTGCTGTTCGCCCGCGCGGCGGACATCCCCGAGTACGTCGCCGACGGCGCCGCCGACATGGGGATCACGGGCTACGATCAGGTCCGGGAAGCCCGCGTCGACGACGTCGAGGAACTGCTCGACCTCGAGTTCGGCCGCTGCCGGCTCGTCCTCGCGGCGCCCGAGGACGGCGACATCGACGGCGTCGAGGAGCTGGCGAGCAAGACCGTCGCCACCGAGTTCCCGAACATCACCCGCGATTTCTTCGCCGAAACAGGCGTCGAACCGGACGTCGTCGAGGTTTCGGGCGCGACGGAACTCACCCCGCACGTCGAGATGGCCGACGCGATCGTCGACATCACCAGCACGGGGACGACGCTGAAGATGAACCGGCTGGCCGTCGTCGAGGAGGTGCTCGCGAGTTCCGTTCGACTGTTCGCCCGCGAGGACGTCCTCGATCAACCGAAGGTCGGGGAGGTGCGGACCGCGCTCTCCTCGGTCAAACACGCCGACGGGAAGCGGTACCTGATGATGAACGTCCCCGAGTCGCAACTCGACGACGTGCGCGAGGTCCTCCCCGGCCTCGGCGGCCCGACGATCATGGACATCGCGAACGGCGGGGAGAAAATGGCGGTCCACGCCGTCGTCAACGAACGCGACGTCTTCGAGACGATCACCGAGGTCAAGAAGGCGGGCGCGAGCGGGATCCTCGTCACCGAGATCGAACGCCTCGTGGAGTGATCGACGGCGTCGCGGCGTGAGCGCGGGTCGAACGAAGCGGAACGCGAACGGAGCGACGGCGCGCCGTTACTCCCGTCGCGTGGCGATCGGCGTCTCGATCGGACCGCCGTCGAGGACGGCGCCGATGGCCGGGAGGTTCGCGCCGGGGGAGACGAGACCGCAGTCCCGATCGTACGACGCGATACCGTGGGTTTCCAGCAGCGGGAGGTGCGTTCGAATGAGCGAGACGTGGATCCGCTGGCGCAACTCGTGGAGCGTGGTCACGGCCGTCGCGTCGTGTTCGGCGTCCGCCAGTCGCCCAACCAGCGTTCGAACCGCGATCGGTTCCTCCGCGACGAGCAGACACCGAAGGACCTCGCGACGGCGGTCGCTGTCGAGCAGCCGGCGGATGTCCTCGCGCGAGAGCGGACGAAGCAGCACGGAGCTGTGCCGAGCGTCGGTCGACGGATCGGAATCGGGCCGCTTCCGCGTTGCGTGGATCGTCATCGTCGGCGGAGACTCACAACGATCGGTGGATAAACGCGGTCGGTCGTTCTGGTCGATCGGCAACAGTTTAGACGAGTATCGACGGTTTACATCCGCTTGAACGGTCGTGAACGGACGTGAAACGATCGATAGTTCGGCGGAAACCGTCGAAAACTCGGCGAACCAACCGTCTCGGAGCGGGGAGAGAGCGTTCGAGAACCGAACGTGGATGCCCCACGACGAAATGGCGGGGGTCCGGACGGCTCGAACGGGATCCGCCGTCAGCAAGCCGATGGAACGACGCTCGGTGACCGAAAAACGAGTCGCCACGAACGGTCACGCCGGTGGCGCCGCGGCAGCGTTCGGAACGCGATCGGCGTTACTCGAGGAGGCCGAGGTCCTCGAGACGCGAGACGATCTTGTCGACGGCGTGTTCGGCGTCTTCGGGTTTCTTCCCGCCGGTGATGACGAGTTTTCCGGACCCAAACAGCAGCGCCACGACCTCGGGCTCGTCGAGTCGGTAGACCAGTCCCGGGAACTGTTCGGGCTCGTACTCGATGTTCTCGAGGCCGAGGCCGATCGCGATCGCGTTCAGGTTGAGGTTCCGCCCGAGATCGGCGGAGGTGACGATGTTCTGGACGACGATCTCGGGGTCCTCGTTGACCTGGATCTGGAGCTCGCGGAGTTTGTCGAAGACGATGCGGAGGCTCTCGTGGACGTCTTCGGTGCTCTTGGCGCCGGTGCAGACGATCTTCCCCGACCGGAAGATCAACGCTGCCGATTTCGGGTTCTGCGTCCGATAGACCAGTCCGGGGAACTGCTCGGGATCGTAGTCCGCCCCTTCGAGGTCCATCGCAACGCTCTGCAGGTCGAGTTCCTGTCCGATGCCGGTCGACGCCACCACGTTTTCGATGTTTATGGTGTCCTTCGGGTCCGTCATAAGTCGCTTAAAAAGACGTATTTAAGGTTTATAAAGGTTGGTGCCGCCACCTGATATATCCGGTTTATACAGATACCGGTACTTCCGGTGACAGTTCGAGTCCGATCGCGCGGTCGTCCGGCGAGACGGGCTCGAGCCCGAGCGACGGCCGCGGTTCGGGAAAACGGTAGGCTCATACGCGACCCGCGGCGAAGGACGAACGTGTACTTCCTCGAACTGGGCGGCGAGGACGACGCGTTCGCGGCCGCGGAAGCGGAGCACGCCGCGACCGGCGTTCGGCGGATCGCGCCCGGGCTCGCCGCGGCGAACGCGATCGATCCCGCGCGGATTCGGGGACTCGCCTACGCACACCGCGCGAGCGAACTCGTCGGACGGACCGACGCCGATATCGACGGCGCCCGCGCGCTGCTGGAGGCGGCTCCGATCGATCGCGAGGGAACGGTCGCGGTGCGGGCGACCGACGTCCACGGGGCGACCGGCGTGAGCGCGTCGCGCGCCGAGCGCGAACTCGGACAGGTGCTGGTCGATCGCGGGTTCGCGGTCGACCTCGACGACCCGGATCACGTGCTGCGTGCGGCGTTTTCCGAGGGCCGCCTCGACGAGTCCGGGACGAAGGCGACCGCGAGCACAGATGCGGAGACTGGTGATCTGCTAGCCCCCATCGACGGCGACGACCCGATCGGAGAGCGCGTCTCGGTCTGCGCGCTCGGCTGGCTCGCCGCCGAGAGCGTCCGGGACTTCGGCGCCCGCGCGCCGACGGACAAGCCCTTCTTCCAACCCGGCAGCATGGACCCGCTGCTCGCTCGCGCGATCGCCAACGTCGCCGGCGCCCGTCCCGGTGCTGCGATCCTCGATCCCATGTGCGGCACCGGCGGAGTGCTCGTCGAGGCCGGACTCGTCGGCGCGGACGTGCTCGGCACCGACGCGCAGACGAAGATGGTCCGGGGCGCCAGCGAGAACCTGCGGCACTACCTCGATCGCGACGATGCGTCCCCGATCGGCGTCGATCGGGGGTTCTGGCGCGTCGCCCGCGGCGACGCGACCCGACTCCCGATCGCGGACGACGCGATCGACGGCGTCGTCTTCGACGCCCCGTACGGTCGCCAGTCGAAGATCGAAACCCACCGTCTCGAGGACCTCGTGTCGGGCGCGCTGTCGGAGGCCCGCCGCGTCGCCGATCGCGCGGTCGTCGTCGCCGATCGATCGTGGGCCGCGGAGGCGCGGGCCGCGGGCTGGGAACTCGAATCAGCGTTCGAACGGCGGGTGCACCGATCACTGACGCGGTATGTGCTGGTGCTGTCGGCGTAAGGGCGGCGGGTCGGTGCGGGGTTGCGGCGTTACGACTCGTTCGCGAGCGCGCGCTCTCGGAGCCTCCTCTCCTCCTCCGTCTCGGCGGTGAGTTCGGGGACCGAAACCGGTCGTCCGTCGCCGTCGATCGCGACGAAGGTGAACGAGGATTCGGTCGTCTGCTCGGATTCGCCGGTCCGGGGGTTCTCCCGCCACGCGCGGAGGTCGACGTCGACGCTCGTCCGCCCCGCGTCATAGACGTACGCCTCGACGAGCGCGATGTCGCCGATCCCGATCGGGCGATCGAAGTCGAGTTCGTTCACGCGGGCGGTGACGCAGGTCTCGCCGGCGAAGCGCATCGCCGACATGGCGCCGACCTCGTCGAGCCACTTCATCAAATTGCCGCCGTGGAGCGTGTCGTTGTTGTTCGCGTGATTCGGCTGGACGCGAAAGCGGTTCCGAATGTGCGTCTCGAGGACGGTTGGCATAACGGCTACTCGACGCGCAGTCCGAAAAAGCCGGGTTCCGCGTAGTTAGGCGTCCCGACCGAGTTCCGCCAGCAGGTGCGAGAGGTGAATCCGATCGCTCGTCCCCGCCTGCATCTCGAACTCGACGTCCGCGGCCAGTCGGTGGACGCGGGCCAGTTTTTCGCCCTGGTACCGCTTCCGGGAGAGGGCAAGGATCTCCGCGAGCACCTCCTCGCCGTCGAGGCCCTCGTCGACGAGCAGATCGTCGAGGGTCCCTCTGGCGTCGGTGAACTCGCCCGCCTCGGCGTCGTCGAGCATCGATTCGACCTCGTCGTCGAGGCCGACCTCGCCGATCGTCTCGTAGGCTGCGGACATCGTCAACTCGCCCTCTTGCTCGACGGTCGTCTGCGCCGCGAGAATGGCCTGCCGGAGGTTCCCGTTCGCGTATCCGGCGACGAACTCCAGGCCGTCCGGGTCGTAGTCGACGCCCTCGGCGTCGGCGATCCGTTCGAGAACCGTCACGATCTCCTCGCTCGTCGGCGCGCGGACGGAAACGGGGAAACACCGCGATCGGATCGGCGGGATGAGTTTCGTCGGCTGGCGGGTCGCGACGATAAACTGCGTCGTCCGGTGGTGCCGTTCCATGATGCGACGGAGCGCCTGCTGGAAGTCCTCGCGGACGTCCTCGGCGTTGTCCAGCAGGATCGTCTTGTACTCGCCCGAGACGGGCGCGTAGCTCGCCGACTCCTTCAGGACGTGGTTGATCATGTCCCGCTTGGACAGCGACGATCGGCCGACCAGAAACGAGGCGAACCGGGGGTCGTTCTTGATCTCGGTCTTGGTGCGCCCGAAGAAGTCGGCGACGTTGATCTCGATCAGGTCGCTGTCGGGGTCGGTGTGCGCCTCCCGGGCCAGCGAACGCGCCGCCGCCGTTTTCCCGCTCCCGGGCGGCCCCTGCAGGATGAGGTTGATCGGCTCCTCGACCGCTCGCTCCAGGTACTCGCGAGCGTCGTCCTGTGGCAACTCGGCCAGCTCCGGGGCGTGGGTGTCGGTCCACAGCGGCGCGTCCATCGCCACCGGCTAGGGGCGGGACGGGTAAGAATCGGTCGATCGATCGCCGCGAATCGCAGCGTCCGGTCATCCGACGGTCATCGATCGTGCCGTCAGCCGTCGCTCGTCGCCGCCCCGCCGTCACCCGCCGGTCTCGTTGTCACCGCCGCCCCCGGCCTGCACGTCCGCGATCGTAAACGTCGTTTCGACGCGCTCGCCGTCGCGTTCGATGGGGGAGGCCGCATCGACGTCTTCCGGGTCGCCCTCGTAGAGGACGGCGACCAGATCGTCCTCCTCGTCGACGGTCGCGTTCTCGTTGACGTCGACGGTGACGTTCTCGTGTTCGCCGGGTGTGAGCTGGTCGCTCGTGCCGATCACGTTCCCGGTCTGGTTGTTCTCGATCGCGACGAAGCCCTCCGCCGGAATCGCCGCGTTGGCGGTCACCGTCCGCTCGTTCGCGTCGACGATCGTGACGTTCGGCTCGGTGTGGAACTCGA
It includes:
- the hisG gene encoding ATP phosphoribosyltransferase — its product is MRIAVPNKGRLHEPTIDLLERAGLHLENGADRKLYADTVDPDVTVLFARAADIPEYVADGAADMGITGYDQVREARVDDVEELLDLEFGRCRLVLAAPEDGDIDGVEELASKTVATEFPNITRDFFAETGVEPDVVEVSGATELTPHVEMADAIVDITSTGTTLKMNRLAVVEEVLASSVRLFAREDVLDQPKVGEVRTALSSVKHADGKRYLMMNVPESQLDDVREVLPGLGGPTIMDIANGGEKMAVHAVVNERDVFETITEVKKAGASGILVTEIERLVE
- a CDS encoding acyl-CoA thioesterase, with the protein product MPTVLETHIRNRFRVQPNHANNNDTLHGGNLMKWLDEVGAMSAMRFAGETCVTARVNELDFDRPIGIGDIALVEAYVYDAGRTSVDVDLRAWRENPRTGESEQTTESSFTFVAIDGDGRPVSVPELTAETEEERRLRERALANES
- the priL gene encoding DNA primase regulatory subunit PriL; its protein translation is MQRLHARYPFLEAARDAVATETVDLATVVEQDRAVVERACDRVVATLEEGDTGTPRRDARVELLSYPVARVLVSLVGERVLVRKYARAEAATAFERFTDDLADTTELKSVESTGLELSDLLAEFDLEDDVRETGDGYRIDVGTYLPLAADLWDDEWRLVNRALTGGGVPIDESELLALLREAIRTRVEDGLPFDVPEMIATALEAEAEEIRAILAELDLTREIDTVVPEMFPPCMKALLDAIQKGEHLPHHSRFAVTAFLTSIGMSTDEIVDLYRVNSSFGEEMTRYQTDHIRGDTSPTEYSPPSCATMQSYGDCVNKDDLCERIPHPMAYYEQRIDDADDDLDDWRERNGEEEAASGD
- a CDS encoding DUF7344 domain-containing protein, producing the protein MTIHATRKRPDSDPSTDARHSSVLLRPLSREDIRRLLDSDRRREVLRCLLVAEEPIAVRTLVGRLADAEHDATAVTTLHELRQRIHVSLIRTHLPLLETHGIASYDRDCGLVSPGANLPAIGAVLDGGPIETPIATRRE
- a CDS encoding HalOD1 output domain-containing protein — translated: MSSSDDADDSASRDASYVTTFDPEAGDRASRAVVSAIAALTGADPTDVASLYDVLEPEALDALCAHAQRTGTATVHRLWFEYEGFDVCVRSDGQIRILGPTDDAASTRGKE
- a CDS encoding AAA family ATPase, whose protein sequence is MDAPLWTDTHAPELAELPQDDAREYLERAVEEPINLILQGPPGSGKTAAARSLAREAHTDPDSDLIEINVADFFGRTKTEIKNDPRFASFLVGRSSLSKRDMINHVLKESASYAPVSGEYKTILLDNAEDVREDFQQALRRIMERHHRTTQFIVATRQPTKLIPPIRSRCFPVSVRAPTSEEIVTVLERIADAEGVDYDPDGLEFVAGYANGNLRQAILAAQTTVEQEGELTMSAAYETIGEVGLDDEVESMLDDAEAGEFTDARGTLDDLLVDEGLDGEEVLAEILALSRKRYQGEKLARVHRLAADVEFEMQAGTSDRIHLSHLLAELGRDA
- a CDS encoding TIGR01177 family methyltransferase, with the protein product MYFLELGGEDDAFAAAEAEHAATGVRRIAPGLAAANAIDPARIRGLAYAHRASELVGRTDADIDGARALLEAAPIDREGTVAVRATDVHGATGVSASRAERELGQVLVDRGFAVDLDDPDHVLRAAFSEGRLDESGTKATASTDAETGDLLAPIDGDDPIGERVSVCALGWLAAESVRDFGARAPTDKPFFQPGSMDPLLARAIANVAGARPGAAILDPMCGTGGVLVEAGLVGADVLGTDAQTKMVRGASENLRHYLDRDDASPIGVDRGFWRVARGDATRLPIADDAIDGVVFDAPYGRQSKIETHRLEDLVSGALSEARRVADRAVVVADRSWAAEARAAGWELESAFERRVHRSLTRYVLVLSA
- a CDS encoding DNA polymerase sliding clamp, yielding MFKAIVSAETLTSALDSVSVLVDECKIHLEEDGLSIRAVDPANVGMVDLSLDAAAFESYEADGGLIGVDLSRLEDIAGMAESGQLVQLELDEETRKLHIQIDGLEYTLALIDPDSIRQEPDIPDLDLPAEVVLEGKDVNRSVKAADMVSDHIALGVDEPEEYFYVDAEGDTDDVHLELTQADLIDLQVGPAHSLFSLDYLKDMNKAIPGDTEVTLHLGEEFPVKIYFGFADGQGQVTYMLAPRIQSD
- a CDS encoding alpha/beta fold hydrolase produces the protein MPRVSRDGVSIYYERDEGDGTPVVLVQGLGYGRWMWRWQREALAGEYGVIAPDNRGTGRSDAGLPPLVPRLPRKLRAPLSGKLAGYSIEGLAADLEAVLDDAGVFDAHLVGASLGGMIAQRYALEYSRAKTLTLLCTSHGGPDALPVPEETREHIFDVPKGASERETLRHRMRPAFSERFTNRNPHLMDRIIEWRLERDASDPAREAQAAAVLNFDVGNRLDRIRVPTLVCHGTNDRVVPVENGELLAEKIPDARLELVEGGSHCFFIEHADRVTDELRSFLDEHE
- a CDS encoding TATA-box-binding protein, translated to MTDPKDTINIENVVASTGIGQELDLQSVAMDLEGADYDPEQFPGLVYRTQNPKSAALIFRSGKIVCTGAKSTEDVHESLRIVFDKLRELQIQVNEDPEIVVQNIVTSADLGRNLNLNAIAIGLGLENIEYEPEQFPGLVYRLDEPEVVALLFGSGKLVITGGKKPEDAEHAVDKIVSRLEDLGLLE
- a CDS encoding DUF7472 family protein; translated protein: MVDRQQIIEIVVAVTAVVLMLGTMISIGSMYGGDNGALSSDGGKMLVGAIIGFIFVMTAVGIGLAFVLNDPEKDVETDEDADARNAV